In Pseudorasbora parva isolate DD20220531a chromosome 1, ASM2467924v1, whole genome shotgun sequence, the DNA window tatatttttctgttcATTGTAtaacaattcttacattttgagaaatgtattacattataaaatcattcaaagcatgtcatattttaatttttattacagcttttaaaacataaaatatattagtATTCCCTtatagaacattttaaaaaaatctaaatccagTCTTGAACTAACAGCCtaaatttaaatattcatgCAATAATGCATAATACTTACTTTTAAGGTTTAAAAGCTATTACAAGAATGAGAATATGTTTTTgtgagtttataatgtaataattttatcataatgtacatttttttgacATATGAGCTGaagattttattacattttgagaatagtattacattatgaacattttatttcaataatgatgtattatttattaaattatgtgcagttttttcacattatgtgcagttattgagTTGCTACattacaattaaacatttagtCACCTTTCTTTTTGCTTTGATAATCCAGTTGATTTGCAACATAATTGTCTGCTAAATCCCTGCTTACCATTATGCATAGAGTGATATTTATTTGTCtatctgtccatttctttttttacaggtTAAGAAATTGGAGGTACTTGGCTATAAGCCAGTTCTCTTCATTtcgaaagggaaaaaaaatgggTTTGTGGCTGAAGTCATCACTTCAATGGGTCCATTTGCAGCTGGACCACTTCAGAATATCTTTGGAAGGATGACTAGCCTTTatgaattttttattaaaagtaagTATTTTGTTCACATGATCTATATTTCCTCTCATGCATTCAAAGCAATATTTTCTCATTTTATTTCCAAAATGTTCTCATAGATTACCAGAGGATTCAAAACGCTAGTGCAAATGAAACTGTCTGCCAGGACCAGACTTCCCCTCTTCCTACTCCATCTTCTTCCTCCAGCACCCCTCCTTCTTCTTCCACTTTTGACacccttcctcctcctcctcttcctcctcctcctcctcctcctccttcatcTTTTTCCTCCAGCCTCCCTCCTCCTTCCTCTGGTGACATCCTTCCTCCATCTTCTTTCTCCAGCCTCCCCCCTTCTTCCTCCTCTTTTGAAACCcttcctcctccttctcctcctcctcctcctcctcctcctcctcctcctcctcctccttcatcTTTTTCCTCCAGCCTCCCTCCTCCTTCCTCCTCTTTCTACAcccttcttcctcctcctcctcctcctcctccatctTTTTCCTCCATCCTCCCTCCTTCTTCCTCCTCTTTTGAAacccttcctcctcctcctcctccatctTTTTCCTCCAGCCTCCCTCCTCCTTCCTCCTCTTTCTACAcccttcttcctcctcctcctccatctTTTTCCTCCATCCTCCCTCCTTCTTCCTCCTCTTTTGAAacccttcctcctcctcctcctccatctTTTTCCTCCAGCCTCCCTCCTCCTTCCTCCTCTTTCTACAcccttcttcctcctcctcatccATCTCCTTCCTCCAGCCTCCCTCCTTCATCCTCCTCTTTTGAAACCCTTCCTCCTCCATCTTCTTCCTCCAGCCTCTCTCCTCCTTCCTCCTCTTTCTACAcccttcttcctcctcctcctcctccatctCCTTCCTCCAGCCTCTTTCCTTCATCCTCCTCTTTTGAAACCCTTCCTCCTCCATCTTCTTCCTCAAGCCTCTCTCCCCCTTCCTCCTCTTTCTACacccttcctcctcctcctcctcctccatctCCTTCCTCCAGCCTCCATCCTCCTTCCTCTTTTGACATCCATCCTCCATCTTCTTACACCAGCCTCCCTTCTCATTCATCCTCTTTTTACACCCTTCTTCCTCCTCCCTCTTCTTCTTCCAGCATTCCTCTTCCCACCTCCTCTTACATGACCCTTCTTTCTCCTAACTCTTCTGTCTGCACTTATCCTCCTCCACCACCTTCTTTCCCCACTCCTCCTCCTACACAATTTCCCCCCTTCCCTACTCCTACCTCCTCTTGCATCACCCTTCCTCAAATCCCTTTAAATCAGTCTACAAACCCTTCTGTCTCCTGCCAAAACAGCCATGCTGCCCCATCTAACCCCAAAGATGCAGGTGATTTTTTTcacttcagaaaaaaaaaacttcacaaCATGCATAACATTCTATTTCAATTTGAACAAAGGTCTATTCCCAAattttatagtgtgtgtgtgtgtgtgtgtgtgtgtgtgtgtgtgtgtgtgtgtgtgtgttttacagaTAATTCATCCACAGTAGTCCCAAAGACAGGAGGCAAGCAAGGGAAATGGACGTATAAACAAGAAGGTATTGCATATTAGTACTTTTAATGAAAACTGACTAACTGCAGAGTAGAACACTGCAGAGTGTTCTTTTTttcaaagtcttttttttttttaaaaatgcagtcCGTAATTTTTTGTgctctagcggttaataaacataactgcatgcgtctcgctgtttatgtctatggcgagtcacgcagagactgctcctccgcagcggtcaCTActgctgttaaaaaaaaagttacggataGCAGCTTTAAAGttgtaaaatattgttaaattaCATAACTAATAATATACAATAATGTCTATGAAGCGgaatgtatgtatgcatgcaacTGAATAGACATAAACTGGAATGATCCCTTTCAATGTTCGACGTTGCATCTTCTTGAATTTAATACAGTGTTTAAAAGCGTACAGGCGTCATAATATTCCCGTGTGCATAGTTGCTGTAAGTATACCGATCTACACATGCTCGTTGCCATTCCAAATATTGACCCACAATTCCACAATGTGCATCTTCTATCAGTGGATCTTCTATCAGTGGATTTTCCAAAGAAGGTGTTTAACATGCAACAAATTTCAGATTAAAACAGGCCTATTCCAGGGGTGTGAATCAAAATTGTATTGAATTATTAATGGCAACATTGGTGTTTACATGACTTATTAGTAATTGGAATATTTCCAAATTCTGATTAATATTAATATGCATGTATTCTGGTGCATACATATTACGTATTTACATGTATGTTCTGCACAGTTTTGGAATGCTTTAAGTAAATGCTATTAAATAATGGGATACAAATTTCAAGTATTCTATTAATGGAACTTATATTTAAGCATTGTTTGAATTCTTGATCGAAACAAACGTGCTATGGGGCCTTGACGAtaacaaaaaagttataaagTTATTGTTTAAACCATTGAACTGATATGGAGAAGGTTGCTGGTTCGATCCCAGCAGACACCACCAATATGTCCTTAGTATGAGCAAGACACTTTACTCCATGTTGCTCCAGGGGGATTGTCCCTGTTATACGGGCACTGTAAGCCGCTTTGGCGACTTAATGTAAAATTATCAAAGGGACAGTTctaccaaaaatgaaaattctgtcatcatttactcaccctcaagttgttccaagcctgtatgagtttctttgttctgctgaacacaaaagaagatattttgaagaatgtttgttacCAAGCAGATATAGCAaccatttgataaaaaaaatactatgctagtcaatggttgctctgcTTGATTACaatcattctttaaaatatcttcttttttgttcagcagaataaagaaactcatacaggtttggaacaacttgagggtgagtaaatgatgacaaaattttcattttggggtgaactatcccttcaagaGACCAGTAAGACAAAAGAGAAAACTTTAAATTTGCATGCCACTTAACTGTCAGAATGTGATCTGGGTTAAATAAGATCTTTAGTAAGCGTAGAGTATCTGGTATGCTCTCCATAGTGTATTGACCATACAAAATAAGCAGCTCCTAAAGACTTATTACAGTGCctttaatgttaaaataaaatatttggcattatgcaaatgtatgaaTCATGTCATCCATGCGTGTTTTGGGTTCATAATGTGGACTATTACCAAACCAC includes these proteins:
- the LOC137082534 gene encoding uncharacterized protein, whose protein sequence is MSKPKQKPCPHCQALNNASCKTCKTCFASLTLKDKVKKKLKTIEESAWNSHTKKHRNAARVVDSARIAVKKLEVLGYKPVLFISKGKKNGFVAEVITSMGPFAAGPLQNIFGRMTSLYEFFIKNYQRIQNASANETVCQDQTSPLPTPSSSSSTPPSSSTFDTLPPPPLPPPPPPPPSSFSSSLPPPSSGDILPPSSFSSLPPSSSSFETLPPPSPPPPPPPPPPPPPPSSFSSSLPPPSSSFYTLLPPPPPPPPSFSSILPPSSSSFETLPPPPPPSFSSSLPPPSSSFYTLLPPPPPSFSSILPPSSSSFETLPPPPPPSFSSSLPPPSSSFYTLLPPPHPSPSSSLPPSSSSFETLPPPSSSSSLSPPSSSFYTLLPPPPPPSPSSSLFPSSSSFETLPPPSSSSSLSPPSSSFYTLPPPPPPPSPSSSLHPPSSFDIHPPSSYTSLPSHSSSFYTLLPPPSSSSSIPLPTSSYMTLLSPNSSVCTYPPPPPSFPTPPPTQFPPFPTPTSSCITLPQIPLNQSTNPSVSCQNSHAAPSNPKDADNSSTVVPKTGGKQGKWTYKQEECQVHPRLKTFPYDKIVRRRTSKEGVKEVKVRWKPCSGCGMKWADTWEPNNLFFPE